A segment of the Sphingobacterium oryzagri genome:
TAACCGATAAAGCAAAGAGGAAATTTTCGTTACGCACACTGACATAGGGTCGGGCTTCGGGCATCATGCGCGCCAATTCGTTTTGCACATCGGGAGCCAGCAAAGCCTGCTCGATCGCTTTGGATGCGGCGAGCACACCGGCATCGTAATTACCTTCCCGAAAATTAGGCACCAGATACTTCTCACCTATTCGATGCAGATACACATCAGGAAAAATTCCTTCCAGGCCATAGCCCGACACAAAGCGATACGCGCGCCGATCTTTGGCAATGAAAAGCAGCAAGCCATTATTTGCTCCTTCTTTACCAATACCCCAGGTATTAAAAACATCAAGGGCAAATTCAAAAATATCCTCGCCTTCGAAATCATTGACCAACACCACAGCATACTCGGTGCCCGAACGCGCTGCTATGTTTCGACAAAGCGCATTGATCTCGTCCACCGTACCTGCAGAAACGATACCGTCTGGATTACTGATGTAAGCATGTTTGTCGTTTGTTTTTGGATTAGGCAATGAGGATACAGCATATTGAGCCAGCGCTACGTGAAACGTAAAAAACAGCACAAGCAGCGGAAGAAAGGGCTTCCACCTGAAGGTCGGTGAACTTTGCATAATTCGCATTTGTATTACTAATATGCGCAAAATTTACGAAAATTAAAAATCTGCAATGCAAGCAAAAATAGCCCTTGTTTATTTCCGCAAAACGATGCCGGGTAACTGCGCGAGAAAGACGAAGATTCGGCATCATTTTCGTAACTTTGTTCTCGTATGTCAGATATTATTCAGTTACTGCCCGATTCGGTAGCCAACCAAATAGCTGCAGGAGAAGTGGTTCAACGCCCAGCTTCTGCGGTGAAAGAATTGGTAGAGAATGCTATTGATGCCGGAGCAGATAAAATAAAGATTATCATAAAAGATGCGGGGAAGTCATTGATTCAAATTATTGACAATGGCTGTGGTATGAGTGTGACGGATGCCCGCTTGTGTTTTGAGCGACATGCAACTTCTAAAATACGACGGGCAGAAGATCTGTTTGCGATACGCACAATGGGTTTTCGTGGCGAAGCAATGGCCTCTATTGCCGCCATCGCGCAGGTTGAACTAAAGACCAAACGCGTAGAAGATGAATTGGGAACGATTGTAGAGATTGAAGGTTCGAAAGTGGTGAAGCAGTATCCCGAAGCCTTAGCAGATGGCACCAGCATTTGCGTAAAAAATCTTTTTTACAACATTCCCGCACGGCGTAATTTTTTAAAAAGCAACGCGGTTGAAATGCGCCATATCATCGACGAATTTCAGCGTATCGCCCTGGCGCATCCCGAGCTATTTTTTAGTTTGCACAGCGATGGCAATGAGATTTTTCATTTACCTGCCGAAACGTTGAAGCAACGGATTGTGCACATTTTTGGAAACAGCTACAACCAGCGTCTGGTTCCGGTAGAGGAAGAAACAACGATCATTTCACTGAAAGGCTTTATCGGCAAACCCGAATACGCTAAAAAAACACGTGGCGAGCAGTTCTTCTTTGTCAACAACCGCTTTGTGAAAGACCCCTACCTGAACCATGCGGTGATGAATGCCTACGAAGATATTCTGCCGGCAGAAGCCTTTCCGTTGTACGTCCTTTTTATCGACATTGATCCGTCAAAGATCGATATCAACGTGCACCCCACCAAAACGGAAATTAAATACGAGGATGATAAAGCCATCTACGCGATCTTACGGTCAGCCATAAAACGATCGATCGGGCGGTACAATATTGCGCCCAGTTTGGATTTCAATCAAGAAACCAGCTTTACCAACTTGATAACGAGCAAGCCGCTAGAGGAGATTCAAGCGCCGACGATTTCGTTTAACCCAAACTTCAACCCGTTTGAAGACCCAAAGTCGGCATCGAAAGCACGCTCATCGGCCTACGCCGAAGGTTTCGAAAAGAAAGCCGGAATACCACAAAACTGGGACACGCTATACAGTATTTCTCAAAAGGAAACTGCCGAGCAGTTGCCGTTGTTGCCCGATGCACCTCTGGAAGAAGCCGATCGCGATCCAGAACCGTTGGCAAAGCAGCAAAACGAGCGCACTAAAAGTCCGAAACAGTTTTTTCAGCTGCACCAGCGTTTTATCGTTTCGCAGATTCATTCGGGTTTTATGCTGATCGATCAGCAAGCGGCACATGAGCGCATTTTGTTTGAACAATACAAAACACAGTTGGAAAACAATCAGGGAAGCAGTCAGCAAAGCCTATTTCCGCAAACGGTGGAACTCAATAGCGCCGATTTTGCGCTGATGGAAGACATCCTTCCGGAGATACAAACGTTGGGCTTTCAGCTACGTCCTTTTGGCAAAACCACCTTTATCGTGGATGGCATACCAGCCGATTTGGGCAACGGTATCAATGAAGCGAAGATACTGGAACAACTTTTGGAAGATTTCAAAAACAATAAGGATGCCTTGCAACTTAATAAGAGAGAAAACTTGGCCAGAAGCTTAGCAAAAAATGCCGCTATCAAACCCGGCACCATCCTGGACAACCAGGAAATGGCAGAACTGATCGACAATCTATTTGCTACAGAATTGCCCAGCATATCCATTCATGGAAAACCAATCATCGTGACCATTACGTTGCAAGAACTTATGGAACGCTTTAGTAAAAATTAAGAATAATAGTCAAACTAGTTTTATTTGTAAAATATGTTTTCGAACCTTACGACCGTAGTAAAAAATCTGTTGATAGCCAATGTGATCTTTTTTATCTACTCGAACTTGATGCCCGAGATAGCTTACACCTATTTACCGGCTTTTTATCCAGATTCTCCACACTTTTATATTTGGCAGATCATTACGTATATGTTTATGCATGCCGATCTCGGACATATCTTTTTCAATATGTTTTCGTTATTGATATTCGGCCCGATTCTGGAACAAACGCTTGGTTCGAAAAGATTTCTAAACTTTTACCTGATCTGTGGCTTAGGCGCCTTGCTGCTGCACTTTTCCGTAGATGCGCTACAAGTTTTTCAAGCTACCGGCACCCTGTTTCCTTACAAAACGGGACATGTAACGACCGGTTTGGAAGCAACCTACCTTTCCCCCATCTTAGGTGCATCGGGATCGGTATTCGGAATTTTACTTGGGTTTGCTTATTTGTATCCAAACATGCGGTTGATGCTTTTATTTCCGCCGATCCCGATAAAAGCTAAATACTTAGTTGGCGGATTAATTGTTATTGAGTTATATTTGATACTGACAAAATCAGGTGGAAATATTGCGCATATGGCTCATATAGGCGGCGCACTTTTTGCTTATTTGATGATGAAAATTTGGGGCATTCGTAAAGGCTATTAGTCGAATATATGAAAGAAAGTGCGTTAAAGACATTTTGGAGAGACACCTATAAAGGCCAGTCGCCCGTCCCCTTTATCATATCGGTACAGGTAGGTCTATTCGTGTTAATCCATATTTTCGATCTGCTACAAGAAATCGGGATCACACAACTATCCCTTTATAGCATAACCGTCGAAAAATTAAGTCTACCTCTTTCTTTCCATACATTCATCACGCAACCGTGGTCGCTCGCCACGTATTCTTTCCTTTATACCAATATCTTTCAACTGCTGTTTGACTGTCTGTGGTTATTTTGGATCGGCAGTATGTTTATGAACTTTCTGAACAGAAGGCAATTCCTCTTTGTTTACAGCTCCGCAATAGTGGGTGGCGGTCTCCTTTATTTGGGTATTGGCACCATTCCTGGCTTCGGCAGTTTGATTTCGCCAATCTACACAAGCGCCTCTTTTGCGCTGGGCGCCATGTTCGCAGCATTGGCTACCCTTGTGCCTCGTTCCGAAGTGCGCCTATTGTTGATCGGCAATATTTCTTTAAAGACACTAGCTATCGCGTATATCGTGCTGGCAGCCATTTTTATAGCGATGGCCAATAAGCCAGCAGCTATCAGCTTTCTATTGGCCGCTTGTTGGGGCTTTGCCTACACCAAAGCACTTCAAAATGGAAACGATTATAGTCTACTGTTTAACTTAAAAAAACGCAGCAAGCTAAAAATCGTGCACAAAAGCAAATCTGGCGTATCTTCTTACGCTTACCGGCACCAATCAGATTTGCCCAATCAGGATGAAGTAGACGAAATTCTCGATAAAATTTCTGTGGGAGGTTATGAAAGCTTAACTTCACAGGAGAAAGAAGTGCTTTTTAAAGCAAGTAAGGGTGAGCGATAGCCATGGCTAAAAAAAATATTTTCAAAAAAGATCTGGGACTTTTCAGCAAGTTGATATTCATCTGCAATATCATAGCCGTTGGCTCTTTGTTATTGAGCTACAGTGCCTCGTTCATCAATCCAAAAACATTTTGGCCTTTAGCTTTTTTCGGCTTAGGCTACCTCCCTATCCTGCTCGTCAATATCGGCTTCGTGATCTATTGGTTGCTCCGCAAACCAAAATACGCGCTACTTATGTGCCTGCCGATCCTGTTGGGATGGAGTCTCCTGACCCAACATATTGGCTTCCGAAAACAAGCGCAAACACCCGATAAAGAAGATAGTACGCTGCGCGTAATGACCTTCAATGCGCACTTATTTACGGAAATAGCGAAGTCGCCAAAAACAGATGTCAAAAGTGAGGTCATTGACCTGATTAAACGTACCGATCCGGACATTCTATGTTTTCAAGAATTTTTCACGAAAATAAAAGGCACGAAAAAGATGACCAAGCGTATTACCGACGAAGGCGAATTTTTAACATACTATTTCGAGCCCGCTATGAAAAGTGAGCACGAAGGGTACGGACAAATCATTTTCTCTAAATATCCGATCGTTAATTCGGGCACCATCACCAAAAATGAATACGGCATAAACCGCATTATTTTTGCCGATATCGTACGCGGAGCAGACACCATGCGTGTTTACAATGTGCACCTTCGATCTTTTGGATTGCAGACAGAGGATAAAGAATTTATCCAAAACCCTTCACATAAAACCAATGAAGACCACGCTACCCGCAGGGTAGGCCGCAAACTAAAATATGCTTTTGAAGGGCGGAGTCGGCAAGCGCAAGCACTGCGCGACCACATAGACTCGACAAGCTACCCGATCATCGTGATGGGTGATTTTAACGACACACCCATGTCGTATAGTGTAAACTTGATTCGCGATGGCTTAAAAAATACATTCCGTGAAAAGGGACAAGGATGGGGCGTAACACACTACGAGATGTTGCCGCTGTTTCAAATAGACTACATTTTTTGCAGCCAGCGCTTTGCCGTGCAACACTACCAGATCGTGAAAGAAAAACTATCAGATCATTACCCGGTATGGGCAGATATTAAACTTTAAGCGAAGAAACCGCCAGCCCTAACTTGCTGGCTTTTCCAAAAACTCAAGTGCTCTGCGCACGAACGAATCGCTTCGGTTCTTGACTTTAAAATACGCTTCTCGACCGAAATAAAAACGCCCAACCAACGCTTCAATATCGCTTTCGATAACCGTACGTAGATCGACCGTTTTACGGTCGGAAATCAGAAATCCTTCTCCACGAACGAATGCAATAAAACGACGGTATTCATTGTCGGGTAAATGGTAACCCTGCAAAAAATTATCAATCGAGTAAGCCGGTAGCTGTTTGGTAAAACGGGCGTAGACAAACTGCTCGATAAAACTATATTGGATAAGATCTTGATAAAAGAGGTTTAACGCATTGGAATCTTGCGCAACCGTGACATCCGGCATAATCCCACCACCACTATACACTTGCTTGCCAGCCGATGTTTGAAAAGCTTTACCATGTGCATACAACGTATCCAACGCCCACAAACCTTCATACATCGTATTAAAGTCGACCATATTAGACCAATTGGGCGTATATTTCTTCTGGATGCTCCGGCCTAAAGGCGTAAAATAACGTGCGATACTGAGGTTAACGGTCGATCCATCAGAAAAATCAAACTGCTCCTGCACAATGCCTTTGCCATAAGAACGCCTACCGATAATGGTGCCGCGGTCCCAATCCTGGATAGCGCCGGCGACTATTTCACTTGCCGAAGCCGTGTTTTCATTGATAAGCACCGCCAATCCGCCATCCGCGAAATTGCCGCCCTGCTCTGAAAAATATTCTTGTTTTTCCTCGTGCGCTCCCTGCGTGTAAACCACCAACCGGCGGTCATTAAAAAATTCGCCCGCCAGCTTGATCGCCATATGGAAGTAACCACCACCATTGTCACGCAGGTCAAGAATAAGCTTGTTCGCGCCCTGCTTTTTTAGTTCGATGACGGCCTGACGGAATTCCTCGGCCGTATTCATGCCAAAGCGCCTGACTTTGACATAACCGACACCCGGACGGATCATATACACTACATCAAGCGAGCTTACCGTCACCTGATCGCGCACTACTTTGATTGGCGCTTCCAGCTCTTCGGCATGTCGCTTAACATGAATCTGCAACGCGGTGCCGCGACGCCCGCGAATCAATTTCTCTACACGCTCGCGCGAAATATTTACGCCTGCCACAAGTTGGTTACCGATCTTTAATAATTTATCACCAACCCGAAAGCCCGCTTTATCTGCCGGTCCGCCACTGATCAGCGAAACGATCATTAAAGTATCGTTAAGATTAAAATATTCCATGCCAATACCTTCGAACGTTCCTTCTAGAATTTCAGTCTGTCGCTGCGATTCATTCGGCACCAAATAGCTCGAATATGGATCAAGGTGAGAGATGATATGGTTGATCGCTCCGTTTTGAACGGAGTCGATATTGACACTATCAACATAGGAATTGGAAACCAAATCAATCAGCTGCTGTATCTTCCAGGTATTATTAGACAAGCCTATTGG
Coding sequences within it:
- the mutL gene encoding DNA mismatch repair endonuclease MutL, whose translation is MSDIIQLLPDSVANQIAAGEVVQRPASAVKELVENAIDAGADKIKIIIKDAGKSLIQIIDNGCGMSVTDARLCFERHATSKIRRAEDLFAIRTMGFRGEAMASIAAIAQVELKTKRVEDELGTIVEIEGSKVVKQYPEALADGTSICVKNLFYNIPARRNFLKSNAVEMRHIIDEFQRIALAHPELFFSLHSDGNEIFHLPAETLKQRIVHIFGNSYNQRLVPVEEETTIISLKGFIGKPEYAKKTRGEQFFFVNNRFVKDPYLNHAVMNAYEDILPAEAFPLYVLFIDIDPSKIDINVHPTKTEIKYEDDKAIYAILRSAIKRSIGRYNIAPSLDFNQETSFTNLITSKPLEEIQAPTISFNPNFNPFEDPKSASKARSSAYAEGFEKKAGIPQNWDTLYSISQKETAEQLPLLPDAPLEEADRDPEPLAKQQNERTKSPKQFFQLHQRFIVSQIHSGFMLIDQQAAHERILFEQYKTQLENNQGSSQQSLFPQTVELNSADFALMEDILPEIQTLGFQLRPFGKTTFIVDGIPADLGNGINEAKILEQLLEDFKNNKDALQLNKRENLARSLAKNAAIKPGTILDNQEMAELIDNLFATELPSISIHGKPIIVTITLQELMERFSKN
- a CDS encoding rhomboid family intramembrane serine protease; the encoded protein is MFSNLTTVVKNLLIANVIFFIYSNLMPEIAYTYLPAFYPDSPHFYIWQIITYMFMHADLGHIFFNMFSLLIFGPILEQTLGSKRFLNFYLICGLGALLLHFSVDALQVFQATGTLFPYKTGHVTTGLEATYLSPILGASGSVFGILLGFAYLYPNMRLMLLFPPIPIKAKYLVGGLIVIELYLILTKSGGNIAHMAHIGGALFAYLMMKIWGIRKGY
- a CDS encoding rhomboid family intramembrane serine protease codes for the protein MKESALKTFWRDTYKGQSPVPFIISVQVGLFVLIHIFDLLQEIGITQLSLYSITVEKLSLPLSFHTFITQPWSLATYSFLYTNIFQLLFDCLWLFWIGSMFMNFLNRRQFLFVYSSAIVGGGLLYLGIGTIPGFGSLISPIYTSASFALGAMFAALATLVPRSEVRLLLIGNISLKTLAIAYIVLAAIFIAMANKPAAISFLLAACWGFAYTKALQNGNDYSLLFNLKKRSKLKIVHKSKSGVSSYAYRHQSDLPNQDEVDEILDKISVGGYESLTSQEKEVLFKASKGER
- a CDS encoding endonuclease/exonuclease/phosphatase family protein — protein: MAKKNIFKKDLGLFSKLIFICNIIAVGSLLLSYSASFINPKTFWPLAFFGLGYLPILLVNIGFVIYWLLRKPKYALLMCLPILLGWSLLTQHIGFRKQAQTPDKEDSTLRVMTFNAHLFTEIAKSPKTDVKSEVIDLIKRTDPDILCFQEFFTKIKGTKKMTKRITDEGEFLTYYFEPAMKSEHEGYGQIIFSKYPIVNSGTITKNEYGINRIIFADIVRGADTMRVYNVHLRSFGLQTEDKEFIQNPSHKTNEDHATRRVGRKLKYAFEGRSRQAQALRDHIDSTSYPIIVMGDFNDTPMSYSVNLIRDGLKNTFREKGQGWGVTHYEMLPLFQIDYIFCSQRFAVQHYQIVKEKLSDHYPVWADIKL
- a CDS encoding S41 family peptidase: MQKGTKRNLFVAATYGAVLLLGILLGQNYADEQGNKPGNSLVPIGLSNNTWKIQQLIDLVSNSYVDSVNIDSVQNGAINHIISHLDPYSSYLVPNESQRQTEILEGTFEGIGMEYFNLNDTLMIVSLISGGPADKAGFRVGDKLLKIGNQLVAGVNISRERVEKLIRGRRGTALQIHVKRHAEELEAPIKVVRDQVTVSSLDVVYMIRPGVGYVKVRRFGMNTAEEFRQAVIELKKQGANKLILDLRDNGGGYFHMAIKLAGEFFNDRRLVVYTQGAHEEKQEYFSEQGGNFADGGLAVLINENTASASEIVAGAIQDWDRGTIIGRRSYGKGIVQEQFDFSDGSTVNLSIARYFTPLGRSIQKKYTPNWSNMVDFNTMYEGLWALDTLYAHGKAFQTSAGKQVYSGGGIMPDVTVAQDSNALNLFYQDLIQYSFIEQFVYARFTKQLPAYSIDNFLQGYHLPDNEYRRFIAFVRGEGFLISDRKTVDLRTVIESDIEALVGRFYFGREAYFKVKNRSDSFVRRALEFLEKPAS